One genomic region from Panthera tigris isolate Pti1 chromosome D1, P.tigris_Pti1_mat1.1, whole genome shotgun sequence encodes:
- the LOC102971911 gene encoding olfactory receptor 51I2-like codes for MIGIPGHEAVHGWISIPFSSMYTVALTGNCLILLAVRKTPSLHQPMYYFLSMLALTDVGLTLSTLPTTLAVLWFGHRLIGFNACLVQMFFLHSFSVVESSVLLAMSFDRFVAISNPLRYATVLTNNVIIRIGMAIVARAVLSLFPVPFLLKRLNFCPNKILLSHSFCFHPDVMRRACADITINIIYGLYVVLSTGGIDSLLIILSYILILHTILGLASPRERIRAFNTCVSHILAVFVFFIPGITMSMIHRFGRHLSPIAHALVAYVYLVVPPVLNPIIYSVKSKPIREAMLKVY; via the exons ATGATTGGCATCCCAGGGCATGAGGCTGTTCATGGATGGATCTCTATCCCCTTCTCCTCCATGTACACTGTGGCCCTCACTGGAAACTGCCTGATCCTCTTGGCTGTGAGGAAGACTCCCAGCCTGCACCAGCCCATGTACTACTTCTTGTCCATGCTGGCCCTCACCGACGTGGGCCTCACCCTGTCCACACTGCCCACCACCTTGGCTGTGCTCTGGTTTGGCCACAGGCTCATAGGCTTCAATGCCTGCCTGGTCCAGATGTTCTTCCTCCATTCCTTCTCTGTGGTGGAGTCGTCGGTGCTCCTGGCCATGTCATTTGACCGCTTTGTGGCCATCTCGAACCCTCTTCGCTATGCAACTGTCCTCACCAATAATGTCATCATCAGGATTGGGATGGCCATTGTGGCCCGTGCTGTCCTGTCTCTCTTCCCAGTGCCTTTCCTGCTTAAACGCTTGAACTTCTGCCCTAACAAAATCCTTTTGTCCCACTCGTTCTGTTTTCATCCTGATGTGATGAGAAGAGCCTGTGCTGACATCACCATAAACATCATCTATGGGCTCTATGTGGTATTGTCCACTGGAGGCATAGACTCTCTGCTCATCATCCTATCCTATATTCTTATCCTACACACAATCTTGGGACTGGCATCTCCCAGGGAGCGCATCCGAGCCTTCAACACCTGTGTTTCCCATATCCTGgctgtctttgtctttttcattccagGCATTACCATGTCCATGATCCACCGTTTTGGGAGGCACTTGTCCCCCATTGCACATGCCCTTGTTGCCTATGTATACCTGGTGGTACCCCCTGTGCTCAACCCCATCATCTACAGTGTGAAATCCAAGCCCATCAGGGAAGCCAT GTTAAAAGTGTATTGA